In the Ciconia boyciana chromosome 23, ASM3463844v1, whole genome shotgun sequence genome, one interval contains:
- the RAB7B gene encoding ras-related protein Rab-7b isoform X2 yields the protein MRLSGPSMDASKKVDLKIIIIGALGVGKTSLLHQYVHKTFYEDYRTTLGASILTKVLAVDNTPLKLQIWDTGGQERFRSMVSTFYKGSDGCMLAFDVTDRESFESLDNWRDDFLEKVIPREQDFPMVVLGNKIDICDRQVPKEIASAWCKEKDIPYFEVSAKNNINVAEAFETLAKQALTTYKGIFESYLTDSIKLTPNDKPKKSCC from the exons aTGAGGCTGTCG GGCCCATCCATGGATGCCAGCAAGAAGGTGGATCTGAAGATAATTATCATAGGAGCTCTGGG TGTGGGCAAAACCTCCCTCCTGCACCAGTACGTGCACAAGACATTTTACGAAGACTACCGCACCACGCTGGGCGCCAGCATCCTGACCAAAGTCCTCGCGGTGGACAACACCCCCCTGAAACTGCAG ATctgggacacagggggacaggaGCGATTCCGGTCCATGGTGTCAACCTTTTACAAAGGCTCGGATGGCTGCATGCTGGCCTTTGACGTGACGGACAGGGAGTCCTTTGAGTCCCTGGACAACTGGAGAGATGACTTCCTGGAGAAGGTCATTCCAAGGGAGCAAGATTTCCCCATGGTCGTGCTGGGGAACAAAATAGACATCTGTGATCGGCAG GTACCCAAGGAGATTGCCTCAGCCTGGTGCAAGGAGAAAGACATCCCTTATTTTGAAGTCAGCGCCAAGAACAACATCAACGTTGCCGAGGCTTTCGAGACCCTCGCGAAGCAGGCGTTAACAACG tataaaGGGATTTTTGAGAGTTATTTAACCGACTCCATCAAACTCACTCCCAATGACAAGCCCaagaagagctgctgctga
- the RHEX gene encoding regulator of hemoglobinization and erythroid cell expansion protein, protein MEPRVGSFLPSPSEQTETASGTELASASALLDPCDCTATENAAETFLIPAPSEAPAAPVLRKREGAESSGPPGLAASLCSPPPAPRPPALHRASRRPPRHLAGRMSTCEWWVLVAISAVTLVLYALLLLTLYIMLSRKIVAASHSCSKPASSSPAAQPQQCPTSSAGGEGVQRPTYIGSSDTSSETSEDSDSSPSCPQGPCPEENLNYTSLVFPGKGRGPGSVGDYENMKTGADYVNVDPKKRKADFWTCSSPVASKSIEYTEVKL, encoded by the exons ATGGAACCTCGTGTGGGCTCGTTCCTGCCATCACCATCGGAGCAGACCGAGACCGCATCCGGCACCGAGCTGGCGAGCGCTTCTGCACTGCTGGACCCCTGCGACTGCACGGCCACCGAAAATGCTGCCGAAACATTCTTAATTCCTGCTCCCTCCGAGGCCCCGGCTGCCCCAGTCCTGCGCAAAAGGGAAGGTGCGGAAAGCTCTGGTCCCCCAG GGCTAGCTGCCTCTCTCTGttccccgccccccgccccgagaCCTCCAGCGCTTCACCGGGCATCTCGCCGACCGCCGAGACACCTCGCAGGGAGGATGAGCACTTGCGAGTG GTGGGTGCTTGTTGCCATCTCGGCTGTCACCTTGGTCCTATatgctctcctcctgctgacactttacatcatgctcagcaggAAAATAG TTGCAGCCAGCCATTCCTGCAGCAAGCCGGcgagcagcagccctgcagcgcAGCCCCAGCAGTGTCCGACCTCTTCAgcgggaggggaaggggtgcAAAGACCAACCTACATAG GGAGCAGCGACACGTCTTCAGAGACCTCGGAGGACTCGGACAGCAGCCCTTCCTGCCCACAG GGCCCTTGCCCAGAAGAAAACCTCAACTACACGTCCCTGGTCTTCCCGGGAAAAGGCCGCGGGCCGGGCTCCGTCGGGGACTACGAGAACATGAAGACTGGGGCGGACTACGTCAACGTGGAcccaaagaagaggaaagcagatttCTGGACCTGCTCCAGCCCCGTGGCATCCAAGTCCATCGAGTACACCGAGGTGAAGCTGTGA
- the AVPR1B gene encoding vasopressin V1b receptor: MEPDSGWNSTHRIWPGHSQGLLSPQTLAGDPNLTLLHTRDEELAKAEIGVLATILAIATAGNVGVLLAMYRLRKKMSRIHLFILHLGLTDLGVALFQVLPQMIWEVTYRFLGPDPLCRAVKYLQVLSMFASTYMLIVMTLDRYMAVCHPLRTLQQPSRQAYVMIGATWLLSCLLSLPQIFIFSLREVRQGSGVLDCWADFRYPWGARAYITWTTLCIFILPVGILTVCYSLICYEICKNLKGKTQSSAPGTGGPTEAAPLAPSSSEKSRQCPSGQPSRVSSVRTISRAKIRTVKMTFVIVVAYIACWAPFFSMQMWSVWDEDAPDDESTNVAFTITMLLASLSSCCNPWIYMFFSGHLLQDAARCLSCWGGPRPGLRRQASTGSLCSRKTTILSHSHHTSPTGLPLHGGSTKDFYPPCEEVATESGML; the protein is encoded by the exons ATGGAGCCAGACTCGGGCTGGAACAGCACTCATCGCATCTGgcctgggcacagccaggggctgctgagcCCCCAGACCCTGGCAGGGGACCCCAACCTGACCCTCTTGCACACCCGGGATGAGGAGCTGGCCAAGGCAGAGATCGGGGTGCTGGCCACCATCCTGGCTATAGCGACTGCAGGCAACGTGGGGGTGCTGCTGGCGATGTACCGCCTGAGGAAGAAGATGAGCCGGATACATCTCTTCATCTTGCACCTGGGGCTGACCGACCTGGGTGTTGCGCTCTTCCAGGTGCTGCCACAGATGATCTGGGAGGTGACGTACCGCTTCTTGGGGCCGGACCCACTCTGCAGGGCAGTCAAGTACCTGCAGGTGCTGAGCATGTTCGCCTCCACCTACATGCTCATCGTGATGACGCTGGACCGCTACATGGCCGTGTGCCACCCGCTGCgcaccctgcagcagcccagccgCCAGGCCTACGTGATGATCGGGGCTACATggctgctcagctgcctgctcagcctGCCCCAGATCTTCATCTTCTCCCTGCGGGAGGTGCGCCAGGGCTCAGGGGTGCTGGACTGCTGGGCAGACTTCAGGTACCCGTGGGGAGCCCGAGCCTACATCACCTGGACCACACTGTGCATCTTCATCCTGCCTGTGGGCATCCTCACCGTCTGCTACAGCCTCATCTGCTACGAGATCTGCAAGAACCTCAAGGGCAAGACCCAGAGCAGTGCCCCTGGCACGGGGGGACCCACGGAGGCTGCCCCTctcgctccctcctcctccGAGAAGAGCAGGCAATGCCCCAGTGGGCAGCCCTCACGGGTGAGCAGCGTGCGCACCATCTCCCGTGCCAAGATCCGCACGGTGAAGATGACCTTTGTCATCGTGGTGGCCTACATCGCTTGCTGGGCGCCGTTTTTCAGCATGCAGATGTGGTCGGTGTGGGATGAGGATGCTCCTGATGATG AGTCCACCAACGTGGCTTTCACCATCACCATGCTGCTGGCCagcctcagcagctgctgcaacCCCTGGATTTACATGTTCTTCAGTGGGCATCTGCTCCAGGATGCAGCACGCTGCCTCTCCTGCTGGGGTGgcccccggccggggctgcggaGACAGGCCTCCACGGGGAgcctctgcagcaggaagaCCACCATCCTGAGCCACAGCCACCACACCAGCCCCACCGGCCTCCCCCTGCACGGGGGCAGCACCAAGGACTTCTACCCACCCTGCGAGGAGGTAGCGACCGAGTCGGGCATGCTCTAG
- the RAB7B gene encoding ras-related protein Rab-7b isoform X1: protein MPRQGPSMDASKKVDLKIIIIGALGVGKTSLLHQYVHKTFYEDYRTTLGASILTKVLAVDNTPLKLQIWDTGGQERFRSMVSTFYKGSDGCMLAFDVTDRESFESLDNWRDDFLEKVIPREQDFPMVVLGNKIDICDRQVPKEIASAWCKEKDIPYFEVSAKNNINVAEAFETLAKQALTTYKGIFESYLTDSIKLTPNDKPKKSCC, encoded by the exons ATGCCCCGGCAG GGCCCATCCATGGATGCCAGCAAGAAGGTGGATCTGAAGATAATTATCATAGGAGCTCTGGG TGTGGGCAAAACCTCCCTCCTGCACCAGTACGTGCACAAGACATTTTACGAAGACTACCGCACCACGCTGGGCGCCAGCATCCTGACCAAAGTCCTCGCGGTGGACAACACCCCCCTGAAACTGCAG ATctgggacacagggggacaggaGCGATTCCGGTCCATGGTGTCAACCTTTTACAAAGGCTCGGATGGCTGCATGCTGGCCTTTGACGTGACGGACAGGGAGTCCTTTGAGTCCCTGGACAACTGGAGAGATGACTTCCTGGAGAAGGTCATTCCAAGGGAGCAAGATTTCCCCATGGTCGTGCTGGGGAACAAAATAGACATCTGTGATCGGCAG GTACCCAAGGAGATTGCCTCAGCCTGGTGCAAGGAGAAAGACATCCCTTATTTTGAAGTCAGCGCCAAGAACAACATCAACGTTGCCGAGGCTTTCGAGACCCTCGCGAAGCAGGCGTTAACAACG tataaaGGGATTTTTGAGAGTTATTTAACCGACTCCATCAAACTCACTCCCAATGACAAGCCCaagaagagctgctgctga
- the RAB7B gene encoding ras-related protein Rab-7b isoform X3 — MDASKKVDLKIIIIGALGVGKTSLLHQYVHKTFYEDYRTTLGASILTKVLAVDNTPLKLQIWDTGGQERFRSMVSTFYKGSDGCMLAFDVTDRESFESLDNWRDDFLEKVIPREQDFPMVVLGNKIDICDRQVPKEIASAWCKEKDIPYFEVSAKNNINVAEAFETLAKQALTTYKGIFESYLTDSIKLTPNDKPKKSCC, encoded by the exons ATGGATGCCAGCAAGAAGGTGGATCTGAAGATAATTATCATAGGAGCTCTGGG TGTGGGCAAAACCTCCCTCCTGCACCAGTACGTGCACAAGACATTTTACGAAGACTACCGCACCACGCTGGGCGCCAGCATCCTGACCAAAGTCCTCGCGGTGGACAACACCCCCCTGAAACTGCAG ATctgggacacagggggacaggaGCGATTCCGGTCCATGGTGTCAACCTTTTACAAAGGCTCGGATGGCTGCATGCTGGCCTTTGACGTGACGGACAGGGAGTCCTTTGAGTCCCTGGACAACTGGAGAGATGACTTCCTGGAGAAGGTCATTCCAAGGGAGCAAGATTTCCCCATGGTCGTGCTGGGGAACAAAATAGACATCTGTGATCGGCAG GTACCCAAGGAGATTGCCTCAGCCTGGTGCAAGGAGAAAGACATCCCTTATTTTGAAGTCAGCGCCAAGAACAACATCAACGTTGCCGAGGCTTTCGAGACCCTCGCGAAGCAGGCGTTAACAACG tataaaGGGATTTTTGAGAGTTATTTAACCGACTCCATCAAACTCACTCCCAATGACAAGCCCaagaagagctgctgctga
- the CTSE gene encoding cathepsin E, which produces MEYFGQISIGTPPQNFTVVFDTGSSNLWVPSIYCVSKACAEHAKFQPSQSSTYQAIGTSFSIQYGTGSLTGVIGSDQVVVEGLTVTNQQFAESISEPGKAFLDAEFDGILGLAYPSLAVDGVTPVFDNMMAQNLVELPIFSVYMSTNPESSLGGELLFGGFDPSRFTGTLNWVPVTQQGYWQIQLDNIQLGGTMAFCMNGCQAIVDTGTSLITGPTKDIKELQSNIGAMPVDGEYAVECSNLNVMPDVTFTINGLPYTISAQAYTLMESSDGMAFCTSGFQGMDIAPPAGPLWILGDVFIRQFYSVFDRGNNRVGLAPSVP; this is translated from the exons ATGGAGTATTTCGGGCAGATCTCCATCGGGACCCCCCCCCAGAACTTCACCGTGGTATTCGACACAGGCTCCTCCAACCTCTGGGTGCCGTCCATCTACTGCGTCAGCAAAGCCTGCG ctgaacATGCCAAGTTTCAGCCGTCACAGTCCAGCACGTACCAGGCAATAGGGACCTCCTTCTCCATCCAGTACGGGACCGGCAGTTTGACGGGGGTCATCGGATCTGACCAAGTAGTC GTTGAGGGCCTCACCGTGACAAACCAGCAGTTTGCAGAGAGCATCAGCGAGCCAGGAAAAGCATTCCTGGACGCCGAGTTTGATGGGATCCTGGGGCTGGCTTACCCCTCACTGGCCGTGGACGGCGTCACCCCCGTCTTCGACAACATGATGGCACAAAATCTGGTGGAGCTGCCCATATTCTCTGTCTACATGAGCAC gaaCCCTGAATCCTCCCTAGGAGGAGAGCTGCTCTTTGGTGGCTTTGACCCCTCTCGCTTCACGGGGACCCTGAACTGGGTGCCGGTCACCCAGCAAGGGTACTGGCAGATCCAGCTGGACAA CATCCAGCTGGGTGGGACAATGGCTTTCTGCATGAATGGCTGCCAGGCCATCGTGGACACCGGGACGTCACTCATCACAGGTCCCACCAAGGATATAAAAGAATTGCAAAGCAATATTGGTGCCATGCCTGTGGACGGAGAG TATGCCGTGGAGTGCAGCAACCTCAACGTGATGCCCGACGTGACCTTCACCATCAACGGGCTCCCCTACACGATCAGCGCCCAGGCCTACACCCTCATG gagTCCAGCGATGGCATGGCCTTCTGCACCAGCGGCTTCCAGGGGATGGACATCGCCCCTCCCGCTGGACCCCTCTGGATTTTGGGTGACGTTTTCATCCGTCAGTTTTACTCCGTCTTTGACCGTGGAAACAACAGGGTGGGGTTGGCCCCTTCTGTCCCTTAG